GGCACCGGGACCGGCATCCTCAGCGCGTACATGGGCCGCATTGGCGCTGACGTGGTCACCTACGAGCAGGACCCGGAGTTCGCCGAGGTGGCGCGACAGAACATGGAGATCGCTGGCGTCGCGGACACCGTCGAGGTTCGGACCGGCGACATCACCGACGACCTCGACGACCTCTCGGGCTTTGACGTGCTGACGCTCGACACCGAGGACGCCCCGACTGTGGTCGAGCGAACGCCGACGCTGCTGGACCGTGGCGGATCGCTGGCGGTGTACTCCCCGTTCGTGGAAAACACGCGCGAGGTCGTGGCGACGGCCACCGAGGTCGGTCTTGACGGCGTCGAGACGCTCGACACCATCCAGCGGGAGATGGACTTCGACGACCGCGGCTCCCGCCCATCGACCGGTGGCGTCGGGCATACCGGCTACCTGACATTCGCGCGGCGGCCCTGACGGCTTCTGTCAGGCTACCCAAACCCCTGTCGTTGGGGTCGACTTTAAACATGTAGTAGCACGTACACTGTACTGCATGAGCGAATCAGAAACGCCGATGGAGACGACAACCTGGCCAGAGCTCGCAATCGGACTCTACGACCGCCTGACCGGGCGCAACGCGGAAATAACGTACGACTTCGACGACATGGAAGTCGACGTCCCGAGCAAGGCCGGCGAGGACGCCGAGCACGCTCGCTGGCGAGTCGATGGCACGCTGACTATCACGACACGCGATAACGACTGACAGTGGTCACCACGGCGAAGGCGGTCGGCGATCTGTTCGACCAGGTCGAGCGAAAGCCGGACCTGCTCGTCGACGCCGACCTGACCGTCGAGCGCGACGGGGTCGCGTTCAGCGTCCGCGGGTACGACGACCTCGTCGCCGTCGACCTACCGTCTTTCGGGGCGGCGCTCACCCTCTGGCGGGACCGACCGGTCGAGGGAAGGGACGCCGCCGCGGCGCTGACTGTGGCCGGACTGACGGCTGAAATCCGCGTTCGTGGTGCGCCCGTGGCCCGCCTCGGCGCGGACGCCGTTCCGAGCTCGCTCGCGAAACGACTCGGTCTCGGGCCGATAGAACTGTTCCTCGACGGCACGCTTCTGGCGCTTACGCCACGGCGCGGATGAGGTCAAGCAGTTCGGACCGGTAGTCCGACGGCGTCCGCCGGAGCGCTTCCGGCGGATTCTCAATATCCAGGAGTGTCGCCAGCGACCGGTCGGGGTACGCGCCGGCGGCGATACGGAACCCCTCGCCGTGCCAAACGCCGACCCAGCCGGTAATCGACAGCGTCGCGTCGGCCGTTTCGAGGTCGAGTTCGGCGCTGTAGGTCCGGAGCCGCGCCCGGTCGCCGCTGTCGACGCGAACCCGCTCGCTCCGCCCGCGTTCGACGGACTCGAACCCTCTGTCGGCCAGTTCGTCGGCGAAGGCCGACTGAGCCTCCGAGCGGACTGTCGGGAGAATCACCGCCTGGCCGATACCCGGCGCGAGCGGCGGGGTAAACGACAGTGCGGTCGCGAAGAAGAACCGCCACTGGTGGTCGAGCCCGACCGCGTCCCGGACGGCTTCGCGTGTCTCGGCGGCGTCGTACACCTTCGTTGCCCCCTCGACGCGGGCCGTCGGCAACTGAAAGACAGTTTCGACGCTCTCGTCGACGAGCTCCCAGCCGCCGTCGCGCAGCCGGTCCGCGGGAACGTCCGGGAACGCGGGGTCAGTGGGCACGGTCCGGCCTCAGTGGTCGTCCTCTCGCCACTTGTGTTCGCACTCGGTACAGGTGAAAAAGCGCGTCTCGGACTCGTCGGCCGCGCGGATCTGTTTCATCTCGTAGAAGGCCCGCTCGTTGCCACACTCGGGACAGCGTGCGCCCGTCGTCGGTCCCATGTCTTCGGCGTCGACCTCGGAGGTGTCGACGACTTCCGACTCCTCCTGGCCCTGCGTGGTGACGGCCATCTCCTGTTCGGTCTCGGCGTTTCGAGCCTTTTCGTAGCCACAACTACCGCAGACCCAGCGCTCGTCGTCCGTTTTCATCATCGAACCGCATTCGTCGCAAAACTCCATTGTAGTACCACCGTTTGCCTGCCGACCGTGTTAAATACCCGGTTTCGCCCAGGCCGTTCTGTCGGTCCCCATCGCTGTGCAGTGCGGAAGCTTAGCAAAATCGGAGTGCCGACGGTATCAGTCGTTGCGAACCCACGCCGAACAGGGTTCCATGTCGTCCATGACCTCGCCGTGGAACGAACAGTACGGCTCGATATCGCCGTCCTGCATCACGTACTCGAAGTGCCGGCAGTTCCCGCAGTAGGTGTCCGGTTCGCCCTGGTGGACCGCCGTCTCGGTAATCGCGTCGTGCCCCGCCGTCGCCGTGCCACCGTCGGTCGATGTGGACCCTTCCGGGCCGGCCTCAGCTATTCTCGGGTCGAGCGCGTTCTCGGAAGGGCCGGTTTGCTCCGTTCCATGCGACGTGGTGTTCCGCTGACCGATGTTCGATCGAGGGGTCGCCTGACGGTCCGACTGTCCCTCTGTCGCTGTGCCGCTGTCCGACCGTCGCTTGGACCGCGTGCTGCGGTCAGACTGCGTGCCGCCCGTCGGCTGTCGACTGCGGCCGTTGGCCGTGCGCGTAGTGCCCGAGCGCTGTCCGGTCCCGCCGTCGCTGACAGCGCCCTCGTCGGTCGCACTCGCTCGGTTCGTCTGCGTCTCGACCGTGCCGTCCGGGTCCTGTCCGAAAAACCCGATGCCGCCCAGTCCCGGCAGCGTCCGGGCTTCCTCGACGAGACGGATCGTCCCTTCCTCGGTCACTTCCATGCGTGCCGTCCCGCCGGGGTCGTTTCGCGTCTTGAACGTCGCAAGCGACGCGAACAGGCACCAGAACGTCGTCACGATACCGGCGAAGTAGACGACGCCGGTGAGCAGTGCCAGCAGCGGGTCGCTGCTGGTCCAGCTGTAGGGATACAGCGACCGGAACAGCACGACGCCGACTGTTGCGACGCCCGTGCCACCGAGGGCGGTCAGCCGGATTCGACGACTGGCCGGTAACACCGCGAACACGCCGAGGATGACCGACGGCAGCCCGAGCCCGGCGATGACGCCGGCGATCCGCCTGGCTGCGTAGGCGTCCAGCCCGTATCTGTTTCCGATGCCGGTCGTTGCGAGCGCGATTGCCCCGACGAGTCCGGCAACACCAACGAGAAACAGGGCTGTCCCGACGAGTTGCTGGCGGCGCGATGCGACGCGCCCAACCTCCCCTTCGTACACGTCGGTGAGACTAGTCATGCAGTATACTACTGCTACATCCGATAAAACTACCCGTCAGACAGATGCATGACGCGGGCACGCGCGTGATTCACCAAGTGCGCGAGCCGTTCCGAAAGCACTAATCGGACCCACGGGAACAGTTCGGGTATGAGCGACGACGAAAGCGAGGACGCGGAGGAGCCGGCTGTCGAACTCGGCGACGGACCCGACGTTGCCGGTGCGCCGCTGGCCCGCGTCTCGGCCCGGCTCACCTGGGGCATCGAACACAGCACTATCGTCGACCGCGAGGGGGACACGACGATTCGGACGCCGGACGGCCCGCAGGAACTCGCAACGGTGCTCGAGGACGTCGACGTTCCGTACTTCGCCGACCGCCAGGAGTTCGAGAACGCGGTCCGGGACGTCATCGGGACCGGCCCCATCCCGACCGAGTGAGGGCGGGAGCGGACTTCTGTGGCACCAGCACGACCCATCCCAGTTACAACTGCTGTGATCTGTGCGGCGTGTGTTATCACCCCCTTATACTCGCGGTCCGATATCGCGTCGAACCACAGGCTTTGATAGCGTCTGTTGCGGAGACAGCGTGTGTTCCACAGAAGTGGCCTCTCCTGGAAAGAGCGTGCCGCCTTCGCTGTCTGGGGACTCGGGGTATTCATCGTCCTCCGGACTCTGTACGACGTATTCGGCGTGGCAGGGCGAGAACTAGCTATCGCGGCTGGTGTCCTGGTTTTTGGCTCGTTCTACAGCGTCTTCATGCCAGTCTGGCGGCGGTTCTCAGCGGAATGACTCACACGAAGAACCGGCGGGACGGACACAGCGGCGTCACCGTTCCGACGCAGTTGGATCCACTATCGTAACGCCACAACGCAACAGTTTGCTACCTGTTACCGCATATTTTCGAGCGCATACACCGTGTCGGAGATGAGCCATTCCGTCTCACAATCGGCGTGCTCGATACTGAGCGCGTTGAAGGTCTCTCGTCCGTCATCAACCGTTATTTCGAACGCTCGGCTACGAAGCGACTCGGGATGGGGACTCGGTGGGGACACACATCTCCATCATAGAGTGGGACCGATAAACGAGTCGATTCGCCGCGACAGGCCCATTACGCGCCGATTGGCCGCCGTCTGGCGATTGGTTATGAATCGCCCGACTCGCTCACTTCGGCTCTGCCGCGGTGCTTGCCGAACAGGTACGCGGCCACGACGAGTGCGAGGGGAACGACGAGAAACATCCCCATCGTGACGAGCATGACGACCATTTCAGTAGTACCGGGCATCCCGGGAAACAGGAGGAGGGCCATACGCCCCGTACATCCGCCTGTCTCAAAAGTCCAACTCAGGGTCCACTGTTTAGCGTCGGGTACGCAGACCGGGAATCGCGTTCTACCACCGGCAGCCCCGCGTTAGACGTGTGGCTCCGGGAGCAGGTCGTCGAATGCCTGTCCGTCCAGCCATTCGCAGAGCCTGACGAGCTGTTCGGTCGCGGCCTCGAACATCTCCGCCCCCTTCTCGGCCGTGGCGTCGGTCTGGTCGCCGAGAACACCATTGCCAGTGTTATCAGCGGCATCGTAGAAGGTCCGCGAACCGTACTTCTTTGTCTCCGCCGCCTCGACGCTCGGAATCCCGCCGTCCCGTGCGTCTTCGAGGCGGTCGTCGTGAACCAGTTCGGCGCGCAAGTGTTGGATCATGGCCGTCTCCTTCGGCCCGCCGTGTGGCCCGTTCTGCTCGAACAGGTCGTCCACGAGGTCCGGAATGCTCTCGTCCCACATCCACTCGATGGCGTACAGCACTTCGTCGTCCCGGAGCCGCCGGCCGACCTCCCGGAGGTGCTCGACGTTCCCGCCGTGGGCGTTCACGTAGATGACCCGGTCGATGCCGTGGTACGCCAGGTTCCGGGTGAACGACTCGACGTAGTCGCGAAACACCGGCGCGTCGACCCAC
The genomic region above belongs to Haloarcula hispanica ATCC 33960 and contains:
- a CDS encoding methyltransferase domain-containing protein, whose protein sequence is MAYLFVHEDREYLLDPGERFESDLGILEVPEDVEPGDVVETHLGTGFTVRRLRGPDLFTHLERTGAPMMPRDVGLVVGKTGVAAADRVLDAGTGTGILSAYMGRIGADVVTYEQDPEFAEVARQNMEIAGVADTVEVRTGDITDDLDDLSGFDVLTLDTEDAPTVVERTPTLLDRGGSLAVYSPFVENTREVVATATEVGLDGVETLDTIQREMDFDDRGSRPSTGGVGHTGYLTFARRP
- a CDS encoding transcription factor S, encoding MEFCDECGSMMKTDDERWVCGSCGYEKARNAETEQEMAVTTQGQEESEVVDTSEVDAEDMGPTTGARCPECGNERAFYEMKQIRAADESETRFFTCTECEHKWREDDH
- a CDS encoding DUF7139 domain-containing protein, with amino-acid sequence MTSLTDVYEGEVGRVASRRQQLVGTALFLVGVAGLVGAIALATTGIGNRYGLDAYAARRIAGVIAGLGLPSVILGVFAVLPASRRIRLTALGGTGVATVGVVLFRSLYPYSWTSSDPLLALLTGVVYFAGIVTTFWCLFASLATFKTRNDPGGTARMEVTEEGTIRLVEEARTLPGLGGIGFFGQDPDGTVETQTNRASATDEGAVSDGGTGQRSGTTRTANGRSRQPTGGTQSDRSTRSKRRSDSGTATEGQSDRQATPRSNIGQRNTTSHGTEQTGPSENALDPRIAEAGPEGSTSTDGGTATAGHDAITETAVHQGEPDTYCGNCRHFEYVMQDGDIEPYCSFHGEVMDDMEPCSAWVRND
- a CDS encoding DUF5789 family protein, translated to MSDDESEDAEEPAVELGDGPDVAGAPLARVSARLTWGIEHSTIVDREGDTTIRTPDGPQELATVLEDVDVPYFADRQEFENAVRDVIGTGPIPTE
- a CDS encoding creatininase family protein → MYLADETWPDLGDYFETESLALVPLGSTEQHGPHLPLATDHLIGEAFAREAADRTGYLCTPTINVGVSPHHRQFNGTMWVDAPVFRDYVESFTRNLAYHGIDRVIYVNAHGGNVEHLREVGRRLRDDEVLYAIEWMWDESIPDLVDDLFEQNGPHGGPKETAMIQHLRAELVHDDRLEDARDGGIPSVEAAETKKYGSRTFYDAADNTGNGVLGDQTDATAEKGAEMFEAATEQLVRLCEWLDGQAFDDLLPEPHV